From the Bacteroidia bacterium genome, one window contains:
- the rpsH gene encoding 30S ribosomal protein S8 produces MTDPVSDYLTRLRNAIKARHRVVEVPSSSLKMNISKILLEKGFILGYREEGEGVKKTLKVALKYDAQTKQSAIVGLRRVSRPGLRKYSGASTMPRVINGLGVAIISTSKGLMTDKEARNQNIGGEVLCYVY; encoded by the coding sequence ATGACAGATCCAGTATCAGACTACTTGACCCGTTTGCGCAATGCAATCAAGGCTCGCCACAGAGTGGTAGAAGTTCCTTCATCTTCTCTTAAAATGAACATCTCAAAAATTCTTCTTGAAAAAGGTTTTATCCTTGGTTATAGAGAAGAGGGTGAGGGAGTTAAAAAAACTCTAAAAGTAGCGCTCAAGTATGACGCTCAAACTAAACAATCCGCAATCGTTGGACTACGTCGTGTTAGTCGTCCAGGTTTGAGGAAATATTCAGGCGCTTCTACCATGCCACGTGTAATTAATGGTTTAGGTGTTGCTATTATTTCCACTTCCAAAGGATTAATGACTGATAAGGAGGCTAGAAATCAAAACATTGGCGGAGAAGTTCTTTGTTATGTTTATTAA
- the rplF gene encoding 50S ribosomal protein L6, with the protein MSRIGKLPITLPAGVTVSMNGDVVTVKGGLGTLNQKFTHGITISIDGNVVKVERPNEEKQTRASHGLYRALLNNMVIGVSKGFTVSQELVGVGYRAANTGNTLELTLGYSHNVMFELPKEINVETKTERGKNPIITMKSHDKQLLGAVAAKIRSLREPEPYKGKGIRFVNEQLRRKAGKSAGKK; encoded by the coding sequence ATGTCGCGAATAGGAAAATTACCCATCACTCTACCTGCCGGTGTTACTGTTTCAATGAACGGTGACGTGGTTACAGTTAAAGGTGGCTTGGGTACTCTTAATCAAAAATTTACCCATGGTATTACCATTTCTATTGATGGTAATGTGGTAAAAGTAGAACGTCCTAATGAGGAAAAACAAACCAGAGCTAGTCATGGTCTATACCGTGCCTTGTTAAATAATATGGTTATTGGTGTTTCTAAAGGTTTTACAGTTTCTCAAGAATTAGTCGGAGTAGGTTATCGTGCCGCTAATACCGGTAATACTTTAGAGCTAACTTTAGGATATTCTCACAACGTAATGTTTGAGCTACCGAAGGAGATAAATGTTGAAACTAAAACAGAACGTGGTAAGAACCCAATTATTACCATGAAATCTCATGATAAACAACTTTTAGGTGCTGTTGCAGCTAAAATTAGATCCTTAAGGGAACCAGAGCCTTATAAAGGAAAAGGTATTCGATTTGTAAATGAACAATTGAGAAGAAAAGCTGGAAAGTCAGCAGGTAAAAAATAA